The Pempheris klunzingeri isolate RE-2024b chromosome 15, fPemKlu1.hap1, whole genome shotgun sequence genome contains the following window.
CATACTTCCGTGTGCATCTTGGCTCACGCTCACATCCGCAGGCTCAGTGGCGTTCACAGATGTCTTCTCCTGATCCCTTAATAAAAATCACACCCAACGCCAGAcactctctccacctctgctaCTCCTGCATTGCATCACCTGAAGTCGACTGGCTGTAATCAggaataacagtaaaaatatagGAGTGTCTTTCACCTTTAAACAGTGCTGGATGCAAAGCCAAACATGACATGTGACATTACAGTAGCTGGTAGACAGAGATCTGAATATCGTCAGCTTTGAAATCTCAGAAGGATTCACTCTGtgagtcaaaataaacacagtgagGCAGAATATGTTTTTAGCTCTCCATCACGACCGGTAGCAGAGCCGTTGGCAGCGTGTGTGGGCTGCCTTATTCAAAAGCTGCGGCTCCAGTTTCTGATCTGAACCCGAGGCACACACTCGTAGTCCATCACCCACAGAGATGATGTTCCCACACAGATACATGAgaggaaaacactaaaactcCCACTTCGAAAGCTGAAGCTTTTCTCCCTACACATTACTTAGCAAGACAACAGCAGAGCCCGTCCAGCCTGAGCATCTATATCTAAAGACGAgtctaaaaatacaaacaccTCTTGATCTACGAGCACACAGACGGCACACAAACAGCCAGCACACCAATCACTCTGGCTGGCTCCTGATCTGAGAGTGATTGTTTTAAATGGCTTCCATTACCgtgagcgagcgagcgagcgaggCTAGGCTGATATAGTGTAGCTTTCACCTGTGGTGCAATCTATTGAGCTTTAATCAGATCACCAGTCACAAGGGCAAAGGGGCTGAGAAGGATCCTGGAAAACAGCCACACTGGTGCAAGAACACGTGCAAACaaagtctctgtctctctgtctgtctctctctaaaATGTCTTGTACTCATGCGTGTGCAGACAACTATCAGTGGATTACTTTGATTTTGaagcaaatgtaaaaatgtgatgattctgAGACAAGTTCTGTTATGAAGAatgtcttttctatttttaagcagcaaaaaaaaaaaaaatgatatttagTTTAACATCATAGAACACAAGCAAATTCTCACATAAGAAGAAttcatttggcatttttcctaaaaaaaaaaaaaaagggggggacATATTATCAAATACTCTATTTTTGAGTAATAGTTGGCATTTTCTGTTTATCATCTATTCGATTAATCGACTACACATTTCAGCTCGaaccaaaatcacacacacaaacataacatATTTTCTCATTCTGTTTTAATCCACCACATCAATACAATGCAGGTGAGGGGAATTAAAATTGTGTATCTCACAGTATGCTGTCCTTGTTACTGTGGATAAGTGGTGAGTTTGAATCGTATAGGGATTGATTTCAGCAAAATGCGTAAATGAAGGTTCAATAAAGtgcaaataaaaataagcaCATTTGGAGGATGCAAGACGCAGACACGCAGTCAGGATCTATCACTCTGTTATTGTTGAGTAGTCTGAAGTGGAGCTCTCTTCTGGTGCCACTCCCTTATCTGCAGTCATCTGGGAAGACTAGACATAAAATAATCTGACAGTTCAGATCAGCGTTgtgctcacacaaacaaaaatacacacacacacacacacacacacacacacacacacacatatatatacagtcaGAGCCAAGCAAACatctctcaacacacacagatgtgtacACTGTGGGCCACTGGCAGCCAGCAGAGGGGGCTGTCTTTGTCTGACATTGAGACAGCCCTTGTTGGCTGGAGGTCATTGCTCAGATCAGTCACATTTAATCGTGTTTACATCCTCTACTGCTCCCTTGTGTCAGGTTGCCGCTCTGCTGTACTTTaagatgtcagtgttttcacacaacTTTCACACTTGCTTGAGCGCCACgatctgctgcacacacacactccagatTCACTTTGTTTATGAGCACTGAACACTGCTTTGCTCTGACCTTCACAACATGTCGGAGCGCTCCACCACCTGTACACTTTGTCCCTGTGAGCGCGCTGGAAGATTTAGGGCTTTAGGGCATTATCACCACTTACATTGGCACTTTGCACAGGGGTCTTTCTCGTACTCCAGCAGATCTGCAGCACGACTACGAACACTGGTGTTCCTGCGTAGTCCTCCGCCATCCCGGACTCCTCCATCCCGTAGGCGGGCCGCTTCCTCTTTGGCATACACACCCAGCTCCTGGGTGTAGCGCCCATACATCTGTGTatttgagagacagaaaaggagaactTATATACCTATACAGGTGATGCAATGGGAGGCATTGAAAGTGTACTGCAGCAGGTTTTTAACTTGAAGAATGTATTCGGTGTTGGGTCACAGAAAAGATTGTCAGCTTCTGTAAACACTCTGAAGTTCAAGTTTGGAATAAACAGGCACAGGTGTCAGAAAATTCACTGCCTGCAGCTCACAGCTCCACATAgcttttttagaaaaaaaataatccactCAGACTTTCAACTGTCATCTAATGGTTTCTTTTCAGACAGATGAGCAGACGATAGGCTCCACCTGTCAGCTCCCAGCTGATTAACTCTGCAGGGCTGCCACGCAATCCACTCCTAATGAGAGGAGGAGTTCTTAGCAATCTACACATAATCAATCATGTATAAAGCCTGAGCCTGTCTGAGACATAGATACTGtcgttgcatttttttttttgccagtgtgTGGTTCCTAATACCAGAATGGAGCTTTTCAAGTGGCTGTTTGGTGTTATGGTAGTGGTTAGTTTGGCTTGTGATGTGACTGCCCAGCATCACTGGGCGCTGCCTCTGCAGAAACTCCAACCTCCTCctcagctgcctcaacaacaggCCAAGGTCCCTCCACCTGCAGCTCCCTTTGATAAGTGCCAGGTGGAGGAGGGTGAAAAGATCCGGTGTGGGACTCAAGATATCTCAGCTGAACAGTGTGAAAACATAAACTGCTGCTATAATGGCTACCAGTGCTACTATGGGAAAGCAGGTATCTGTGCTCTCTATAGTATTTTCTTGTTCAAATTGGTGTATGTAGACTGTCAGATGCACTAATCCCACTATTTTCTTCTCACCCAGTGACTGTACAGTGTACCAGGGATGGACAGTTTGTGGTGGTTGTGGCTCGAGATGCCACTGTGCCCCAAATAGATGTGGACTCGGTCAGCCTGCTAGAAACAAATGACCCCTCCTGTGCTCCTGTTGACTCCACCTCTACCTTCACTATCTTTCAGTTCCCTGTGACTGCTTGTGGTACCACAATCAAGGTTTGTTCAGTATTTGCTTTAGCTAACATGTGGCTTAAGTCTGGAAACCAACAATTCATATTCTAAATGTTAAACTAGAATGCACAGCATGACTTGGAATTGTCAACAGCATTTTTAAACtcatttttaaatctctttaCACAACTTATTCCTCCTTTttcctgcaggaggaagaggataaTGTAGTTTATGAGAACCACATGTCTTCCTCGTATGAAGTGGGACTTGGACCTAAAGGATCAATCACTAGGGACAGCCATTTTGAGTGAGTTTGTGTAAAAATCAATCTCCCTCATTGCTTTTGTGGCCCCCTAATGTTTCCTGAGATGTAAAGTTGTCTGCTTTCTCTCCAACAGGTTACTGTTCCAGTGCAGGTATTCTGGCACGGCTGTGGAGGCTCTGGTCATGGAGGTGAACGCTGTTCCTCCACCCGTGCCAGTTGCTGCTATAGGACCCCTCAGAGTGGAGCTCAGACTGGGCAATGGACAGTGTCACTCGAAGGGATGTGTGGCGGGTCAGTGGCACATGAGTCTTAAAACGATCCAAACTAGTGCAGAATTTATGGCTTGTATATTACAGCTGTACTATCTTCTCTTGCAGAAGAGGCAGCGTACCACTCCTTCTACACTCCAGCTGACTACCCAGTCACTAAAGTGCTGAGGGAAGCAGTCTATGTTGAGGTTAACATTGTGGACAGGTCTGACCCCAACATTGTCCTGAACCTGGAGCACTGCTGGGCCACTTCCACCCCCAATCCTCATGGCTTGCCACAGTGGGACCTTCTGGTTGATGGGTATatatggttttaaaaaaaaacgtagctttaattactaatgtaattttgtttgttcTAACCATGAGCTCTTGTTGGCTCCAGGTGTCCCTACCATGATGACCGTTACTTGACCAGAGTGGTGCCTGTGGATGGCTCCTCTGGGCTCCATTATCCAGCACACTACAAACGTTTCATCTTTCAAATGTTCACTTTCGTGGATCAAAACACCTTCACTACTCAGCAAGACACGGTAATACTTATTCATGGCACTGACATCCcttaaatgaaaataactgatTTTCTTGCTCAAATATGCAACTTTAACTCTTTCAGGTGTTCATCCATTGTGCTACAGTAGTGTGTTATCCCAGCAGCACAAACTCTTGTCAACAGCCATGCCACCGGCAACGTGAGTAGCTCAAACTGAAATATGGCTGGCACAAACAATTTAACTGTTTAATTGCTCTAATGCCAGAAACTGAAACCTGGTAGTCCAGAGTTGGGTACTTCAGTGTCATAGCCAGTGTtaaatgtttagcatttttgaCAAATTATCAAAACTGATACACTTCAGTCACGTTTTTCTAAACTTTCCACTCTTCTCTTGCAGGAAGAGCTGCTGTGAAGACAGTTTCCTCAAGTCAGAGGGCTCTTGTCTCAAGCGGCGAGGTGATCCTGATGAAAGGGACCAAATCTGCTCCCAATGCCAAACTGAAACGATGATTATCCACTGGCAGCCTTGTGTGGCCATGACTTTTAATAAAGCCTCATGCTTACTCATGGGATCTTTAAATTGTTCTTTGAAGGTCGCTCTCTATACATTTCTTGCTGAGTTAGATTTTGTGTAGAAGCAGTTTAGTTGAGCAAGTAATGCAACACCCTCTTCCTGACTTGTGCTGAGAAATCATGAGGTTACATTACAACTGGGTATGTTGCTGTAAGTCTATACTTCACTGAAAGATGTGACGATATCTTGATGAACCAtaagacatgcacacatactggTATTGGCTATAATTTGCTCTTGTAGCTGAGAGAAATGTTGTGCTTAACTACAGCAACTGTTTTCCAATACTGCTATGGCATAAACATGATTCTTTACCTTCTAACACTGGCTGTTCTCGAGCCACAGCCACATTAGGATGAGTGTCGCAACTCTACAATGCTCACTGCTAGTCTCATTCTCCCCCTCTTGCGCTTTATTTTTTGATGGCAGTCCCTCTTGGTTTCTCTGTATGCCACAACTTGCAACATCTCTCCTTCACTGCTCagctcagcttttttttttttttccttttttgtcccACTCAAGTCCTCCACCCCCTCATTGAAATGGGCATCACGACTCCTCCAGACTCGCTCTTTCTGCACGCATGAACAGGAGGTGCAGAGGGAAAGCAGAGCAGCTGTATAGGTTCAATCTGGCTGACGAGCAGAGAGGACCATGCTGTCAGGATGCTCATCTCCCTCCACTATAACCTCCAACCTGCTGGGAAGCGTTTAAGCAAGACGCAGCAATACATCACATCCAGACAGCAGCAATGCCTAATCTGTAGGCCACACAGCCAAATCCTGGAGAAATCAGCCAATAGGTGCCTGCCAACAAACCCTAACAGCCCCTGTGTGGACAAGCATAAACATGTCAGTGGAGTGACATGTAAACAAGTGTTGCCACGGTTTAAAAATGCTGTccattaaaataaatgcatgcaGAGTTAAAATTTGGGGAAAACAATCATGCAAATTAGTCAGTGAAAACCAATACTGTTCTGCAAAAGTGTGCTCTCCAGCACTAATTATATTTGACCAAAACTGTCTGAGAATCCAGATTGTCTTTCATTCTTACATaaaaatgcatatatatatCTTTTGATAGTTTTATAATTATGACAATTTATGCTTGCAAGCTGCCTTCCATCTACATTTCTTTGTAGCTATTGAGGTTGATTCTGTCGTATCTTAAAGCTGCAATGAATGCAGAAACAACCTTCACACCTGCATAGTTTATAAAAATCAGTAAGGCAGTTTTTTGGGGCAGTTTGCCTTATTGGAAATCAACAGTTTAGATACAGAGATGCTGTGGCCACCAGGACACTAGAGGTGGGAAATTATGAATCACTTAACTGCTTTGAATCATTTTGTTCAGTTAGAAGATTCACAGTCACTGACTGTGTAGCTTGTTGATGACTTTGTACTGAACACCTCTATGGGATACCACGTATTCTTAATTTTAAGAATAGAATCACCAGATTCAATTCAAAAATCCAATTTTGCACACAATTAGAAAATAAGCATGCACACTGTAAAACTCCCAAAATGACGACAGGTCAGAGGGCGGTTCTACTACTTCATCAAAGGAAAATCATTATGGCTGGGTTAGCATTTCCCAAATTAAATGAGCCATGTCTCTCAACTTCTGAAGATCCTCACCAATGAAGTAATGCATGGAAGTGACAGACACAGTTGGTTTTTCTGGTTGCTAACTGGTTTTATCATCATTACACTGTGAAATTAAAATCTATTCACAGCTACACTCCATATCAACTTTCTTATGGCATCTTGTGTGTTAGCAAACAAATTTTCATGcacccacacatacactatAGGCACGCACAAacccaccagcagcaccagacaAACACCCACGAGGAGTATGAACGGGGCCTGTTCGTGTTTCTTTCTTTGGCCTGTGTGAAAGCAATCACTGGCCATCTGGAGCACGGCCCCCTGGGAGAGCAGCAGGTGGGACCCTGTGGGTTAAATGAGCTGTTATCTGTAACCAGTTTACCTCTCATGTGACTGACTTCTGTATCTACATTAGTCAGTTTACCTCCCACATCACAACCCTCTGCACCAGTTCAACTCCTGCCTCCCACAGTTTGCTACTGACTGGTTTTTCATGAGCTGCAATGCTTAAAGCAAGTAGTGTTCCTGTTGGGTGCATAATTGTTTCACAAGGGAAGAAACAGTGTTTACGACAAATAGATTGGTGTCAGAACTGAGAGATAATCCAACTCACATTCCTCTTACTAAATCTATTGGAAAAACAGCATCTCAGAGCCAGACAATCCAAATTTGGACAAAAAGCAAGAGGAATCTTGAGTGGAGTTAAGAGGAGGCGAGCAGGCAGCAGCTATCATGGCTGACAGTGATAGGCTGCgtcacctgtcaatcaatcaaacatggCTCACATCATAATTCTCCTCATTAATGGATCCTTACTTGAACATTAATTCTCACAGTTGCCCCCTGCAAACACGAACAAATTAGAAACCGTAAAATGATCTATTAAGGCCCAAACATGGGAAAAAAATATACTGACTTTGCATCTGGTGAGGAAGTGCAGCCTGAGACTCTTTTACTTTGACTTAACCACTCAGAGGTGAGGCTTATTCAGTCTAGATATTCTGTGAGTGTGAGGCAAAGAACCATTTCCACTGACATAGCAGAAAAATATGCATTAATGCTGTGAATTTAGTTCCGAGTGCCTGCAAACCCCTTTCCCCACATCACATGTAAATGTGTATAGATATCAAACTAAGGATGTAGATTAGGTCATAACATTCATCTTTAActaatctttttgttttcacaaatgTCTTCCATTCTGTAAATGTCTCAAAATGTATCTTCATCAAACTGGAACCTCTTATGGACACTTAAATGCTTCTGCCATGTGCCATGAAGATACTGTATATAACTTAAGACAATTTGTCCACTATTCGAGATTTTGACACACCACAGCCATATGATAATGTTGAATTGACAACATTGTTGCATCGGTGTCATGAAACACTCTAGTTTGTCAAAACCAATTCATCGGAtcatgtaaaaagaaaacagaaaaaaacattctatCTATAAATGTTTCCTCAAATGAGTTTCCATAAAAATCTACAATGTCATATTGATACCATAATATGAAACACCATAGAAGACTTTATCCATCCACTATCCACCTCAAAAATCCTGTATCCTGTATTGCCTTCCACTTTTACATACTAACAAGGGATGCGGCACCATCAGGTTCCATCCAGTTCACCTGGAGAGAGCGCCACATGTCCACCAACTTCATACTGCGTAAGACCCCCTACTTTGCAGCTACCGCACTCAGTTTGTCGCCTTTCTCTTCGTCAGACCATGTGCAAGCCTAGCACTACAGATGAGATAAAGTTCTTTATAATTCAGCTATTCCCAAGGCACTGCAGGATAATTTATTCGTTGTGAGGAGACAGCAAGGACAAATATTTGACACTCTAATGATGAAGGCTTCAACATCTAAAACTTTCATCCCTGCTGCTCTTTATTAATACATACTAATAAGGCGATTTTAATCTTTTTTGCAGTGTTTGAGAGTGAAAGGATCCATCAGTGCAGAGAGAAATATGGATGTTTTACACCCTTAAACTCGCACATACTGTTGTGGCAGGTGATTACTTAAACTTGCGCTGAGTGTCTGCTGCTGAGACCGGGGGAATAACAGGAGGACTAAAGTACTCGGGCTAATCCGAGTCCTGAAACCTCCAGGGACAAGACTGAAAATTGAATTAGAGCTGGAAGAGAAAAATTTGACTCATCCCGCTGTGTACATTTGCATTAATATAGGTAGCGGAGGCTTCTTTTAGAATAATTACCTATGagtcagagcacacacacacacacacacacaaaataaacatgaacatgaaaaacATTGATGCTGTCGACCAGACCTGTGCACGCGTGTTAAACCCAGACAAGTGAAAATACAGCAACAAACACTCTGATCATGTTGGTAGAAAGCAGCACAAAGGATGAGGGAGAGCTGGGAGGGGGGCGATgtcagagagactgacagatcGAGCTTCTTGTCAGAACGAGGCTTGAGGGGGGAGCTGGTTATTTTGTGTACATAATGACACTCGTCTACAGGGATTATGTTTGCAACAGGTTTAAAATGAGCATTAAAGGGAGTCAGAATGGGGAATAAAAGACTGAAaggtctgtctgtttttttttttaaatcttaagcTTGTTAAGAAAtaacagcattttatttttttttctagtcGTGGTATCTAAAGTTTACGTGCTGTTATTTTGACTACTGAAGTGCAGTTTTAAATTACTTcaatatgtacattttatgCTGCGTTATATTCTCATACTTCTATACCCCACTACATTTCAAGAACATAAAATCTTCCTCTATCTCACAGAGGAGCTGAACAAAGTAGATGAAAAACCGATTCGTCAATCAACACAGAAAATTAACTGGTGACCATTTTGGCAATCAATTAATAATCATCGTTTTTAGGTCAAAGCTTTTCAAATGgcaggattttcttttcttctgtctcttgaaaataaacaaaatatcacAATAATACTCTTTCATTTTGGGTTGACAACCAATGTTTGTTACAACAGAGTGTTTGAGGATATTGTATTTTGGAAGCTCTTGGAAATTGAGCTCTTTGGTTCGTGAACACAGGCTCCACAGTACAGTGAGCACGGTCTATTGGAACAGTCAAATGAATTGAGATGgattttttctgtctgcagtctCTGCAGTGGCCTGTTTAGTGGTGTGCAGGTAACAGCACTATTTGGAAGTGACAGGACCTGAAATGGACCCAAGCCAGCCTCTGTGTGAGAGAACGGACAGAATGCTGACTATGAGCAACTAGACCCCCCTGAAGAGACAGCGcttttatgcgtgtgtgtgtgtgtgtgtgtgtgtgtgtgtgtgtgtctgacagcgacagagagaaagatgctGAGATACACAGATATATGTATGATAGTCTATTCAACTATCTGTCATTGTTTCAAAAAGGAAACTTCTCCTAGCTGCATCATCAAATGACAATGAGATGCACGGTAACACTGTTTAATTTCAAATCCCAGAAATCCTTCATAGTGAAGGAagtaaacagcaaacagcatgcTCATATTTACCAACCAACTGGTCTGTGACACGTTACACGAAACAAtacaaaagacaagagaaaggCAACAGATCTCACAGTCCAGTTTTTTTGTGGACAGAGTGCTTATTCACTGAGACAGTCTGTGTCTGAATGCTGCAAACTAACATTATGCAAATATGTGCAGTCTTAATACTGTATGTACTATTGTATCCATCCCACATACAAAAATGTATGCATTGGTATTCAGTATATAAAAGTAACGATGCTACAGACACAGATAtcttgtatttttccttttctcattttgctGTAGCTGCAGAAATCATAATCGATACCAGAATTTGCAGATTTCCAGACCGGCTGCTACTTCTTTGTCTCAGTGAGGGACTTTAAGACGCTCTCTTTTCCTGTGCTGCCATTTgcctattttta
Protein-coding sequences here:
- the LOC139213824 gene encoding zona pellucida sperm-binding protein 4-like; amino-acid sequence: MELFKWLFGVMVVVSLACDVTAQHHWALPLQKLQPPPQLPQQQAKVPPPAAPFDKCQVEEGEKIRCGTQDISAEQCENINCCYNGYQCYYGKAVTVQCTRDGQFVVVVARDATVPQIDVDSVSLLETNDPSCAPVDSTSTFTIFQFPVTACGTTIKEEEDNVVYENHMSSSYEVGLGPKGSITRDSHFELLFQCRYSGTAVEALVMEVNAVPPPVPVAAIGPLRVELRLGNGQCHSKGCVAEEAAYHSFYTPADYPVTKVLREAVYVEVNIVDRSDPNIVLNLEHCWATSTPNPHGLPQWDLLVDGCPYHDDRYLTRVVPVDGSSGLHYPAHYKRFIFQMFTFVDQNTFTTQQDTVFIHCATVVCYPSSTNSCQQPCHRQRRAAVKTVSSSQRALVSSGEVILMKGTKSAPNAKLKR